From Nomascus leucogenys isolate Asia chromosome 15, Asia_NLE_v1, whole genome shotgun sequence, a single genomic window includes:
- the LOC100607051 gene encoding olfactory receptor 51L1-like: protein MGAESNESLGLLSVFLTGIPGLEAQYGWSSIPFFTMYIVAIVGNILIMAAVQEDSALPEPMYLFLSMLAVTEVGVSVSTLPTVTGILWFDAHRIDFDGCLAQMFFIHTFFCMESGVLLAMSYDCFVAIYNPLHYTAILTLSRIICMGLGVTLKSVALMAPLPILLRQLPYCHTNVLSHSYCLHSDLIQLPCADTKLNSILGFAIVLATFGLDSLLIVVSYVLILYTVMSIASGEGWWKALNTCVSHICAVLIYYLPMIGVSVMHRAAKHASPIVHTLMSSICLFVPPMLNPIICSVKTRPIRQAILTLFSCKRELL, encoded by the coding sequence ATGGGAGCTGAAAGCAATGAAAGTCTTGGTCTCCTATCTGTCTTCCTGACTGGCATCCCAGGACTGGAGGCCCAATATGGTTGGTCCTCCATCCCTTTCTTCACCATGTACATTGTGGCCATTGTGGGAAACATCCTAATTATGGCAGCAGTGCAGGAGGACTCTGCCCTACCTGAGCCCATGTACCTATTTCTCTCCATGTTGGCTGTCACTGAGGTGGGCGTCTCTGTGTCTACACTGCCTACTGTTACGGGCATTCTTTGGTTTGATGCCCACAGAATTGACTTTGATGGCTGCCTGGCCCAGATGTTCTTCATTCACACCTTCTTCTGCATGGAGTCAGGGGTCCTACTGGCCATGAGCTATGACTGCTTTGTAGCCATCTACAACCCCCTGCACTATACAGCCATCCTGACCCTGTCCCGTATTATCTGCATGGGTCTGGGCGTTACACTGAAGAGTGTGGCACTCATGGCCCCACTTCCAATCCTTTTGAGGCAACTGCCCTATTGCCACACTAATGTCCTCTCACACTCCTACTGCCTCCACTCAGATCTGATCCAGCTGCCTTGTGCAGATACTAAACTCAACAGCATCCTGGGCTTCGCCATTGTTCTCGCAACTTTCGGGCTGGACTCATTGCTTATTGTGGTCTCTTATGTCTTGATTCTTTATACAGTGATGAGCATTGCTTCCGGAGAGGGATGGTGGAAGGCTCTCAACACATGTGTGTCACATATTTGTGCAGTGCTTATATACTACCTGCCCATGATTGGGGTATCTGTGATGCATCGTGCTGCCAAACATGCTTCACCCATTGTCCACACACTTATGTCTAGCATCTGCCTTTTTGTGCCACCTATGCTTAATCCCATCATCTGTAGTGTTAAGACCCGGCCAATAAGACAGGCAATTCTTACCTTATTCTCCTGCAAGAGGGAATTGCTCTGA
- the LOC100584640 gene encoding olfactory receptor 51I1, with the protein MLGLNGTPFQPATLQLTGIPGIQTGLTWVALIFCILYMISIIGNLSILTLVFWEPALHQPMYYFLSMLALNDLGVSLSTLPTVISTFCFNYNHVGFNACLVQMFFIHTFSFMESGILLAMSLDRFVAICYPLHYVTVLTHNHILAMGLGILTKSFTTLFPFPFLVKRLPFCKGNVLHHSYCLHPDLMKVACGDIHVNNICGLFVIIFTYGVDSVFILLSYALILKAVLVIVSREQRLKVLNTCMSHICAVLAFYVPVIAVSMIHRFWKSAPPVVHVMMSNVYLFVPPMLNPIIYSVKTKEIRKGILKFFHKSQA; encoded by the coding sequence ATGCTGGGTCTCAATGGCACCCCCTTCCAGCCAGCAACACTCCAGCTGACAGGCATTCCTGGGATACAAACAGGCCTCACCTGGGTTGCCCTGATTTTCTGCATCCTCTACATGATCTCCATTATAGGTAACCTCAGCATTCTCACTCTGGTGTTTTGGGAGCCTGCTCTGCATCAGCCCATGTACTACTTCCTCTCTATGCTTGCTCTCAATGATCTGGGAGTGTCCCTTTCTACACTTCCCACTGTgatttctactttctgcttcaaCTACAACCATGTTGGGTTTAATGCTTGCCTGGTCCAGATGTTCTTCATCCACACTTTCTCCTTCATGGAGTCAGGCATACTGCTGGCCATGAGCTTGGATCGCTTTGTGGCTATTTGTTATCCACTACACTATGTCACTGTGCTCACTCACAACCATATATTGGCTATGGGTCTGGGCATCCTTACCAAGAGTTTCACCactctcttccctttcccttttctggTGAAACGACTGCCCTTCTGCAAAGGCAATGTTTTGCATCACTCCTACTGTCTCCATCCAGATCTCATGAAAGTAGCATGTGGAGACATCCATGTTAACAACATTTGTGGGCTCTTTGTGATCATTTTCACCTATGGTGTGGACTCAGTTTTCATCCTGCTTTCCTACGCATTAATCCTGAAAGCTGTGCTGGTCATTGTATCCCGGGAACAGCGGCTCAAGGTACTCAACACCTGCATGTCACACATCTGTGCAGTGCTGGCCTTTTATGTGCCCGTAATTGCTGTCTCCATGATTCATCGCTTCTGGAAAAGTGCTCCACCTGTTGTTCATGTCATGATGTCCAATGTCTACCTGTTTGTACCACCCATGCTCAACCCTATCATCTACAGTGTGAAAACCAAGGAGATCCGCAAAGGGATTCTCAAGTTCTTCCATAAATCCCAGGCCTGA
- the LOC100584971 gene encoding olfactory receptor 51I2 has product MGLFNVTHPAFFLLTGIPGLESSHSWLAGPLCVMYAVALGGNTVILQAVRVEPSLHEPMYYFLSMLSFSDVAISMATLPTVLRTFCLNARNIAFDACLIQMFLIHFFSMMESGILLAMSFDRYVAICDPLRYATVLTTEVIAAMGLGAAARSFITLFPLPFLIKRLPICRSNVLSHSYCLHPDMMRLACADITINSIYGFFVLVSTFGMDLFFIFLSYVLILHSVMAIASREERLKALNTCVSHILAVLAFYVPMIGVSTVHRFGKHVPCYIHVLMSNVYLFVPPVLNPLIYGAKTKEIHRAIFRMFHHIKI; this is encoded by the coding sequence ATGGGGTTGTTCAATGTCACTCACCCTGCATTCTTCCTCCTGACTGGTATCCCTGGTCTGGAGAGCTCTCACTCCTGGCTGGCAGGGCCCCTCTGTGTGATGTACGCTGTGGCCCTTGGGGGAAATACAGTGATCCTGCAGGCTGTGCGAGTGGAGCCCAGCCTCCATGAGCCCATGTACTACTTCCTGTCCATGTTGTCTTTCAGTGATGTGGCCATATCCATGGCCACACTGCCCACTGTACTCCGAACCTTCTGCCTCAATGCCCGCAACATCGCTTTTGATGCCTGTCTAATTCAGATGTTTCTTATTCACTTCTTCTCCATGATGGAATCAGGTATTCTGCTGGCCATGAGTTTTGACCGCTATGTGGCCATTTGTGACCCCTTGCGCTATGCAACTGTGCTCACCACTGAAGTCATTGCTGCAATGGGTTTAGGTGCAGCTGCTCGAAGCTTCATCAcccttttccctcttccctttcttatTAAGAGGCTGCCTATCTGCAGATCCAATGTTCTTTCTCACTCCTACTGCCTGCACCCAGATATGATGAGGCTTGCCTGTGCTGACATCACTATCAACAGCATCTATGGATTCTTTGTTCTTGTATCTACCTTTGGCATGGACCTGTTTTTTATCTTCCTCTCCTATGTGCTCATTCTGCATTCTGTCATGGCCATTGCTTCCCGTGAGGAACGCCTCAAAGCTCTCAACACATGTGTGTCACATATCCTGGCTGTACTTGCATTTTATGTGCCAATGATTGGGGTCTCCACAGTGCACCGCTTTGGGAAGCATGTCCCATGCTACATACATGTCCTCATGTCAAATGTGTACCTATTTGTGCCTCCTGTGCTCAACCCTCTCATTTATGGCGCCAAGACAAAGGAAATCCACCGAGCCATTTTCCGCATGTTTCACCACATCAAAATATGA